The following proteins come from a genomic window of bacterium:
- a CDS encoding branched-chain amino acid aminotransferase, producing MQLDIIRVDENKKKIKPTDESTLGFGKIFSDHFFHMTHTTKLGWHKAMIEPYRALSLDPAAVVFHYAQEIFEGLKAYRGKDNGVYLFRSKDNFRRMNRSAVRVCMPELDIEFVNDALKKLVLIDQDWIPRSRGTAMYIRPTMIATEPSVSVKSSDEFLFYILLGPAGNYYPEGFNPIKIYVSKKHIRAAKGGLGEAKTGANYAASLYTAQEAKKKGFTQVLWLDAFEHRYIEEVGAMNIFFRFKDEVVTSPLGGTILPGITRDSIIQLLKHWGMKISERPITIDEVAEGAQNGNLLEAFGAGTAAVISPVGEFSHNDQPIIVGQNKVGELSKKLYDELLAIQYGEKPEPFGWVERIG from the coding sequence ATGCAATTAGACATTATCCGCGTTGACGAAAATAAGAAAAAAATCAAACCTACCGACGAATCCACACTCGGTTTCGGAAAAATTTTCAGCGATCATTTTTTTCACATGACCCACACAACCAAGTTGGGTTGGCATAAAGCCATGATCGAACCGTATCGCGCACTCAGTTTGGATCCGGCGGCGGTGGTTTTCCACTACGCGCAGGAAATTTTTGAGGGCCTTAAAGCCTATCGCGGAAAAGACAACGGTGTGTACCTCTTCCGTTCCAAAGATAATTTCCGACGAATGAACCGTTCCGCCGTGCGTGTTTGTATGCCGGAGTTAGATATCGAATTTGTCAACGACGCGCTGAAAAAACTCGTATTGATAGATCAGGATTGGATTCCCCGTAGTCGCGGTACGGCGATGTACATCCGCCCCACCATGATCGCCACCGAACCGTCCGTCAGCGTCAAAAGTTCAGATGAGTTTTTGTTTTATATTCTTCTTGGTCCGGCGGGTAACTACTACCCGGAAGGCTTTAATCCGATAAAAATTTACGTCAGTAAAAAACATATTCGCGCGGCCAAAGGCGGACTTGGCGAAGCTAAAACCGGTGCTAACTACGCAGCCAGTCTTTATACTGCACAAGAAGCCAAGAAAAAAGGTTTTACGCAAGTATTGTGGCTCGACGCTTTTGAACACCGTTATATCGAAGAAGTCGGCGCGATGAATATTTTTTTCCGTTTCAAAGACGAAGTCGTCACTTCCCCCTTAGGCGGTACGATCCTTCCGGGCATCACCCGCGACTCGATCATACAATTACTCAAACACTGGGGCATGAAAATTTCCGAACGGCCGATCACGATTGACGAAGTGGCCGAAGGCGCACAAAACGGCAACCTTCTGGAAGCGTTCGGTGCGGGTACGGCAGCCGTCATTTCCCCCGTCGGCGAGTTTTCCCATAACGATCAACCCATCATCGTCGGACAAAACAAAGTCGGCGAATTGTCCAAAAAACTATACGACGAATTGCTGGCCATCCAATACGGCGAAAAGCCGGAACCTTTCGGATGGGTGGAACGTATCGGATAA
- the pepF gene encoding oligoendopeptidase F: protein MHTMEVLFIFTIGLIAGTVAFAQERDRTKIEEKYKWNLTDIYKSDDDWKKSKDQLILDIQKLAPHKGQLGKSAQHLLDGLNTMFDLSKTFTRLYSYASMSSDQDTRDSKYLAMVQEMSQIGSSFSAAASFIEPEILALDRAMVDGFIKQEPKLAIYKFYLNDILRRQAHTGSAAEEKIIADASLMADGAQNIYSIFSNADFPYPEATFSDGKTVKLDQASFGFFRASQNREDRKKTFSTFFGKLNEFRRTYGTQLYAEIKKNIFYKNARKYNSSLESALDANNIPTDVYHNHVKNVNANLNSFHRYLKLRQRILGVDQLHYYDLYAPLLKNVELKYSVDEAGKHITTSLAPLGKEYVGVIEKALNERWIDMYPTDGKRSGAYSNGSAYDVHPYMLMNYKGKYDDMSTLTHELGHTMQSYLSNKKQPYPTANYPIFVAEVASTFNEALLIEYMLKNIKDDETRLSLLGSYLEGIKGTVFRQTQFAEFELRIHEIAEKGEALTGDRFNEIYMEITRKYYGHDLGVCIVDDDIKIEWAYIPHFYYNFYVYQYATSFTASAALSEKVISGDKTATQAYLNFLSSGGSKYPIELLKDAGVDMLSTQPIELTMKKMNRVMDEMEKILDRMNKKK from the coding sequence ATGCATACAATGGAAGTTCTTTTTATTTTCACAATCGGCTTGATTGCCGGTACGGTCGCTTTTGCACAAGAGCGCGATCGCACCAAAATCGAAGAAAAATACAAATGGAATCTCACCGACATCTACAAATCGGATGACGACTGGAAAAAGTCCAAAGATCAATTGATTTTGGATATCCAAAAACTCGCACCGCATAAAGGCCAGCTCGGCAAATCCGCCCAACATCTTTTGGACGGACTCAATACGATGTTTGATCTTTCCAAAACGTTTACACGCTTGTACTCCTATGCCAGCATGTCGTCGGATCAGGATACGCGCGATTCCAAATATCTTGCAATGGTACAGGAAATGAGCCAAATCGGATCTTCTTTCAGTGCGGCCGCTTCCTTTATCGAGCCTGAAATCTTAGCGCTTGATCGTGCCATGGTGGATGGTTTTATCAAACAGGAACCAAAACTGGCAATTTATAAATTTTATCTTAACGATATTCTTCGCCGTCAAGCTCATACCGGTTCCGCAGCGGAAGAAAAAATCATAGCCGACGCCAGCCTGATGGCTGATGGCGCACAAAACATCTATAGCATTTTTTCCAATGCCGATTTTCCATATCCCGAAGCTACGTTTTCCGACGGCAAAACAGTAAAGCTGGATCAGGCTTCGTTCGGCTTTTTCCGCGCTTCACAAAATCGCGAAGACCGCAAAAAAACCTTTTCGACGTTCTTCGGAAAACTCAATGAATTCCGCCGCACCTACGGCACGCAACTGTATGCGGAAATCAAAAAGAATATTTTCTACAAAAATGCCCGTAAATATAATTCATCCCTCGAATCGGCTCTGGATGCCAATAACATTCCGACGGACGTCTATCATAACCATGTCAAAAATGTCAACGCCAATCTCAATTCGTTTCATCGTTATCTGAAGCTGCGCCAGCGTATCCTCGGCGTCGACCAATTGCATTATTACGATCTGTATGCGCCGCTCCTCAAAAACGTGGAGCTCAAATATTCTGTGGACGAAGCCGGCAAACATATTACGACGTCGCTAGCGCCTTTGGGCAAAGAGTACGTCGGCGTGATCGAAAAAGCATTAAACGAACGCTGGATTGATATGTACCCGACCGACGGCAAACGCTCCGGCGCGTACTCCAACGGTTCCGCCTACGATGTGCATCCGTATATGCTGATGAATTATAAAGGCAAATACGACGACATGAGCACACTGACGCACGAACTTGGCCACACGATGCAAAGCTATTTGTCCAACAAAAAACAACCATATCCCACGGCCAATTATCCGATTTTTGTTGCCGAAGTCGCTTCGACATTCAATGAGGCATTGCTCATCGAATATATGCTCAAAAATATCAAAGATGACGAGACGCGCCTTTCCTTACTCGGCAGTTATCTCGAAGGCATCAAAGGAACCGTATTTCGTCAAACGCAATTCGCCGAATTCGAATTACGCATTCACGAAATCGCTGAAAAGGGCGAAGCACTGACAGGCGACCGCTTCAATGAAATCTACATGGAAATCACCCGTAAATATTACGGACACGACTTGGGTGTGTGTATCGTAGACGACGACATCAAAATCGAATGGGCCTACATCCCGCATTTTTATTATAATTTTTACGTGTATCAATACGCCACATCATTTACGGCTTCTGCGGCATTATCCGAAAAAGTGATTTCCGGTGATAAAACAGCGACGCAAGCGTATTTGAATTTCCTCTCATCGGGTGGTTCTAAGTATCCGATCGAACTGCTCAAAGATGCCGGCGTGGATATGCTCAGCACACAGCCGATCGAACTCACGATGAAAAAGATGAAT
- a CDS encoding tungsten formylmethanofuran dehydrogenase, protein MIIARYLDDKMLRMLKQGKSFFHIGCSGHEAAQVAAGFAMQPGKDWFYPYYRDQALCLSVGMTAQELMLCFLAKADDPNSGGRQMPQHYGHAGLRIPSQSSPTGTQFLQAVGCAMGAAKEGKDEVVYVSSGDGTTSQGDFHEALNWASREKFPVVFFIQDNKYAISVPIHQQTSDSILSLGAGYSNIHCYEMDGTNFLESYAIIKEATEKARKGEGPALVVADVVRLLPHSSSDDQRKYRPEEDLAKDRARDPIEQMAKFLTDNRILKKEDDEAFRQECYKSVDDAADWAETQPHPDKSVAMKHVFSEEPDTLAYEKTVPSGKPIVLVDAINHAMAEELERDPRIIMFGEDIEDDKGGVFTATKGLSKKFGRDRVFNSPLAESSIVGTAVGLAVRGWKPVVEIQFGDYVWTAMMQIRNELATMRYRSNGTWKCPMVVRIPIGGYIHGALCHSQNIESFFAHIPGLKIALPSNAADAKGLLKTAIRCDDPVLFLEHKGMYRQGFAQMPEPDADYLLPFGKAAVKREGSDITVVTYGMMVNKCLNAAKYMEETHNVKIEVIDIRTIVPLDTDTILNSVKKTGKCLVVHEDVEFCGFGSEIVAQIMHQGFEYLDAPVQRVAGAFSPVPYNWFLEEMILPQDHNITTALENLAKY, encoded by the coding sequence ATGATCATCGCACGATATTTGGATGACAAAATGTTGCGTATGCTCAAACAAGGAAAGAGTTTTTTTCATATCGGATGCTCCGGCCACGAAGCCGCGCAGGTGGCGGCGGGGTTTGCCATGCAACCCGGCAAAGACTGGTTTTATCCGTATTATCGCGACCAGGCGCTTTGCCTCAGCGTAGGTATGACGGCTCAAGAACTTATGTTATGCTTTTTAGCGAAAGCCGATGACCCCAATTCCGGCGGTCGTCAGATGCCCCAGCACTACGGTCATGCGGGTTTACGAATTCCTTCGCAATCCAGTCCCACGGGAACACAGTTTTTGCAGGCGGTCGGTTGTGCGATGGGCGCGGCTAAAGAGGGCAAAGACGAAGTCGTGTATGTGTCTTCAGGGGACGGTACGACGTCTCAAGGTGATTTTCACGAAGCCCTCAATTGGGCGAGCCGTGAGAAATTTCCTGTGGTGTTCTTTATTCAGGATAATAAATACGCGATTTCTGTACCGATCCATCAGCAAACATCGGATTCGATCCTCTCGCTCGGCGCCGGGTATTCGAATATTCATTGCTATGAAATGGACGGAACGAATTTTCTAGAAAGCTATGCCATCATAAAAGAAGCGACAGAGAAAGCACGCAAAGGCGAAGGACCGGCTTTGGTTGTGGCGGATGTCGTCCGTTTATTACCGCACTCCTCTTCCGATGATCAGCGTAAATACCGTCCGGAGGAAGATCTTGCGAAAGATCGTGCGCGCGATCCGATCGAACAAATGGCCAAATTTCTCACCGATAACCGCATTCTTAAAAAAGAAGACGATGAAGCGTTTCGTCAGGAATGTTATAAATCTGTAGATGACGCAGCGGATTGGGCCGAAACGCAGCCGCACCCGGATAAAAGCGTTGCCATGAAACATGTGTTTTCTGAAGAACCGGATACGCTTGCATATGAAAAAACCGTACCGAGCGGAAAACCCATCGTGCTTGTGGATGCGATCAATCATGCTATGGCCGAAGAACTGGAGCGTGATCCTAGAATCATTATGTTCGGTGAAGATATCGAAGATGACAAAGGCGGCGTATTTACGGCAACTAAAGGCCTGTCTAAAAAATTTGGACGCGATCGCGTATTCAATTCACCGCTGGCGGAATCATCTATCGTCGGGACGGCCGTAGGGCTCGCCGTGCGCGGATGGAAACCTGTGGTAGAGATTCAGTTTGGCGATTATGTGTGGACGGCGATGATGCAGATTCGCAACGAACTCGCGACGATGCGTTACCGTTCCAATGGTACGTGGAAATGTCCGATGGTCGTGCGTATTCCTATAGGCGGTTATATTCACGGTGCGCTTTGCCATTCGCAGAATATCGAATCCTTTTTTGCGCATATTCCCGGTTTGAAAATCGCATTACCGTCGAATGCAGCCGATGCGAAAGGGCTTCTGAAAACGGCCATTCGTTGTGATGACCCGGTGTTGTTCTTGGAACACAAAGGCATGTATCGTCAAGGTTTTGCGCAGATGCCGGAACCGGATGCAGATTATTTGCTTCCTTTCGGCAAAGCGGCCGTCAAACGTGAGGGTTCGGATATCACGGTCGTGACGTACGGTATGATGGTCAATAAATGCCTCAATGCCGCGAAGTACATGGAAGAAACTCACAATGTGAAAATCGAAGTGATTGACATTCGTACGATCGTGCCTTTGGATACCGATACGATTTTGAATTCCGTCAAGAAAACAGGCAAATGCCTCGTGGTGCACGAAGATGTCGAATTTTGTGGTTTTGGCAGCGAAATCGTTGCGCAGATCATGCACCAAGGATTTGAATACCTTGATGCTCCGGTCCAACGTGTGGCTGGCGCTTTTTCACCGGTGCCGTATAACTGGTTCCTCGAAGAAATGATACTTCCGCAGGATCATAACATTACGACCGCGCTTGAAAATTTAGCAAAGTACTAG
- a CDS encoding ABC transporter permease, which yields MLSNYLTVAWRSITRKKGFSAILISGLAVGMACFLLIALYALDEWSYDRFHGKKDRIYRLAEKLESENSSSNPFPVAQALKTDYPHLVEQTVRLFNFQLTSFTLQIGDQKYNESNLYFADSTFFQVFDYALAEGDPQTALARPNNIIVSRAMAKKYFGDTPPLGKILRLEGKLDLMVSGIFAEIPTQSHIRFDALISFSTAASLTGPNTFKGWVWNPCWTYLLLKEGVSPDELTTQFPEFIKKYYPDFLKAQVTHYLQPLTDIHLHSKLDYEMHPNGDAATVWVFCTVGLLILLISCINFTNLATARSLMRAREVGMRKVLGADRKMIVRQFLGESLLISLIAWVGALILSEISLPLLNALTGKNFSWAAFQYAWYIPLGLLIAALCGVLGGWYPSLFLARFEAVTVLKGQFKHSGKTRWLRQTLVVMQFAISTGLIAGTIVVYLQLHYMRSADTGFQKEHILVIPTRPAMIKRYETLKSEWKSDSRIQDVTVMNEILGVHHNTHEIRYEPMPVGQWQYFPGLMVDEDFAETFGLLLLAGRDFSKDFPRDDSLGILVNEAAVERMGWGSPEKAIGQIFETIGGHERVIGVVKNFNYKSLAHRIEPFFIDMPNAGNFNFFRKFMALRIRSHDLPGTISHIESVWNRIVPEYPCEFSFLDQNIEKMYRAQENLSRIIGYFAGLAIFIACLGMFALASFMAEQRTKEIGIRKTLGARTSELALLFARDFVILVLIAAAVSSLPSAWFMQDWLNNYNFRITLEWWIFAASAGVALLIAALTVSYQAVRTASRNPVKALRYE from the coding sequence ATGCTCTCCAATTATCTGACGGTCGCATGGCGTTCTATCACCCGCAAAAAAGGATTCTCCGCCATTCTTATTTCCGGCTTAGCCGTCGGCATGGCTTGTTTTCTGCTTATCGCTTTGTACGCATTGGATGAATGGTCCTACGATCGCTTTCACGGCAAAAAAGATCGCATTTATCGTCTGGCGGAAAAGCTCGAATCGGAAAATTCATCGAGTAACCCGTTTCCGGTAGCCCAAGCTTTGAAAACCGACTACCCGCATCTTGTGGAGCAAACCGTACGCCTGTTTAATTTCCAATTAACTTCTTTTACGCTGCAGATCGGCGATCAAAAATACAACGAATCCAATTTGTACTTTGCCGATTCGACTTTTTTTCAAGTGTTTGACTACGCCTTAGCGGAAGGTGATCCGCAAACAGCGCTTGCCCGCCCCAATAATATCATCGTATCCCGCGCCATGGCCAAAAAATATTTCGGTGATACGCCGCCGTTGGGAAAAATACTTCGATTAGAAGGCAAACTTGATCTGATGGTGTCCGGTATCTTTGCGGAAATACCGACCCAAAGCCATATTCGATTTGACGCGCTGATTTCGTTTTCTACGGCGGCTTCCTTGACCGGACCGAATACATTCAAAGGCTGGGTTTGGAATCCGTGCTGGACATACTTGCTTCTGAAAGAGGGCGTTTCACCCGATGAATTGACAACTCAATTTCCGGAATTTATAAAAAAATATTATCCTGATTTTCTCAAAGCTCAGGTTACGCACTATCTGCAGCCCTTGACCGATATTCACTTACATTCCAAATTAGATTATGAAATGCACCCCAACGGGGATGCGGCCACCGTATGGGTATTCTGCACCGTCGGTTTGCTCATTTTGCTTATCTCGTGTATCAATTTTACCAATCTCGCCACGGCACGTTCGCTGATGCGCGCACGGGAAGTCGGTATGCGCAAAGTGCTTGGCGCGGATCGAAAGATGATCGTGCGTCAGTTTCTCGGCGAATCGCTTTTGATTAGTTTGATCGCATGGGTTGGTGCACTGATTCTGTCGGAAATATCATTACCGCTGCTGAATGCGCTCACGGGAAAAAATTTCAGTTGGGCCGCGTTTCAATATGCATGGTATATACCTCTCGGGTTACTGATCGCCGCGCTGTGCGGAGTTTTGGGCGGATGGTATCCGTCGTTGTTTTTAGCACGATTTGAGGCCGTGACGGTCCTCAAAGGACAATTCAAACATTCCGGTAAAACGCGGTGGCTGCGTCAAACTCTCGTGGTGATGCAATTTGCGATTTCTACCGGTCTTATTGCCGGCACTATCGTCGTCTATCTCCAGCTTCATTATATGCGTTCCGCCGATACCGGATTCCAAAAAGAACATATCCTCGTTATTCCTACGCGACCGGCGATGATCAAACGGTATGAAACGCTGAAGTCCGAATGGAAATCCGATAGCCGAATTCAAGACGTCACCGTGATGAATGAAATCCTGGGTGTACATCATAATACCCATGAGATTCGTTATGAACCTATGCCTGTCGGTCAATGGCAATATTTCCCCGGTCTCATGGTGGACGAAGATTTCGCGGAAACATTTGGCTTGCTACTGCTGGCCGGGCGGGATTTTTCAAAAGATTTTCCACGCGATGATTCGCTGGGAATTTTAGTCAATGAAGCGGCCGTTGAACGCATGGGCTGGGGTTCTCCGGAAAAAGCGATCGGTCAGATTTTTGAAACCATCGGCGGTCACGAACGCGTGATCGGTGTAGTCAAAAATTTTAACTACAAATCGCTCGCACACCGTATCGAACCTTTTTTTATAGACATGCCCAACGCCGGTAATTTCAATTTCTTCAGAAAGTTCATGGCGCTTCGCATTCGATCCCATGATCTGCCCGGTACGATCTCACACATTGAGTCGGTGTGGAATCGTATCGTTCCGGAATATCCGTGTGAATTTTCATTTCTTGATCAGAATATCGAAAAAATGTATCGCGCTCAGGAAAACCTGAGCCGGATTATCGGATACTTCGCCGGGCTGGCTATTTTTATTGCCTGCCTCGGTATGTTTGCGCTGGCTTCTTTTATGGCCGAACAGCGCACCAAAGAAATCGGCATTCGTAAAACCCTCGGCGCGCGCACCTCCGAACTCGCGCTACTTTTCGCACGGGATTTTGTCATCTTGGTACTCATCGCCGCAGCGGTATCAAGCCTTCCTTCCGCATGGTTTATGCAGGATTGGCTGAATAATTACAATTTCCGCATCACATTGGAATGGTGGATTTTTGCCGCTTCGGCCGGTGTTGCGCTGTTGATCGCCGCACTTACCGTCAGCTATCAGGCTGTACGTACGGCTTCCCGTAATCCCGTAAAGGCGTTACGGTATGAGTAA